A region of Candidatus Nomurabacteria bacterium DNA encodes the following proteins:
- a CDS encoding MmcQ/YjbR family DNA-binding protein: MEHKTVEQYILSMPGAVLDYPFGKGVAVYKVGADEAARQKMFALIAEDTTPLRLSLKCDPQLAVVLREKYETVLPGYHLNKKHWNTIILTGQLTWEEVQDLIRHSYNLVVSG; this comes from the coding sequence ATGGAACACAAAACTGTCGAACAATACATTTTGAGCATGCCTGGTGCAGTGCTCGATTACCCATTTGGCAAAGGTGTAGCGGTATATAAAGTTGGTGCCGACGAAGCAGCGCGGCAAAAGATGTTTGCGCTGATTGCAGAAGACACCACACCCTTACGATTGAGCTTAAAATGCGACCCACAACTTGCGGTTGTACTCCGCGAAAAGTATGAAACGGTATTGCCGGGCTACCACTTAAACAAAAAGCACTGGAACACGATTATTTTAACTGGTCAGCTTACATGGGAAGAAGTGCAAGACCTTATTCGCCATAGCTACAATTTAGTAGTAAGTGGGTAA
- the orn gene encoding oligoribonuclease, translating to MTGLIPATDRILEIAAIVTDFNFTELDRYESVVYQPPEVLARMNEWSRSTHTASGLLDRVNVAPNEQRVVADFLEFVLRNFGNEPVVLAGNSIHQDRRFIRQWWPDIEARLHYRMLDVSSFKIVIQGKYGKVFNKKETHRALDDIKESIAELQYYLSL from the coding sequence ATGACAGGTCTAATACCCGCAACAGACCGTATTCTAGAAATTGCTGCCATAGTAACAGATTTTAATTTTACAGAACTAGATAGGTACGAATCAGTGGTGTATCAACCACCAGAAGTCTTAGCACGCATGAACGAATGGTCACGCAGCACACACACCGCTAGTGGCTTGCTAGACAGGGTAAACGTCGCCCCAAACGAACAGCGCGTTGTAGCAGATTTTCTAGAGTTTGTGCTCCGCAATTTTGGCAATGAACCAGTAGTGCTGGCAGGCAATAGCATTCATCAAGACAGGCGCTTTATCCGCCAATGGTGGCCAGATATAGAAGCGCGTTTGCACTACCGTATGCTAGATGTAAGTAGCTTTAAAATTGTTATTCAAGGCAAATATGGCAAAGTGTTCAATAAAAAAGAAACCCACCGCGCACTAGATGACATCAAAGAATCCATCGCCGAACTCCAATATTACTTGAGCCTGTAA
- a CDS encoding cryptochrome/photolyase family protein, producing MKKIESALLLYPHQLFATEHLPKVDIIYVIEDPLFFGTDQEYPVAFHKQKLVLHRASMRRYTEEQLWAHEIDVEYIELADVVSSGEVLSHAQKAGASLVYMFDPSDSRLEKRLQDALSTNIVSPFELRVLPTPMFMLRRGEVEDFFTNKSNHSFAPFYQWQRERFNILIDKKYKPVGGKWSYDTDNRKKLPQDIQVPGFVSFGDNEYVKEAALWVEKRFPDNPGDVTNFIWPTSHAEAEQWLDDFLQHRLELFGPYEDAIDGQAMLLYHSGISAPLNCGLLTPGEVVDAVLAQHEKSPVDLPSLEGFIRQIIGWREYIRGIYAVQGSKMRKTNGLGQNRQLSTQWWDGTTGLPPVDDVITKVQNHAYGHHIERLMVMGNIMLLCEIHPDEVYKWFFSLFIDAYDWVMVPNVYGMSQFSDLGSMVTKPYISGSNYILSMSHYPKEDWCDVWDGLFWGFVERHQDMLAKNPRTSMMVKNLHRLNEDRRRIIHYRAQDFLNSI from the coding sequence ATGAAAAAAATAGAATCAGCTTTGTTATTGTATCCACATCAACTATTTGCCACTGAGCATTTACCAAAAGTAGATATCATATATGTTATAGAAGATCCACTGTTTTTTGGTACAGACCAAGAATACCCTGTGGCGTTTCATAAGCAAAAGTTAGTATTGCACCGTGCAAGCATGCGCAGGTACACAGAAGAGCAATTGTGGGCACACGAAATAGACGTAGAATACATAGAACTTGCCGATGTCGTAAGTTCAGGCGAAGTACTTTCACACGCCCAAAAAGCTGGGGCTAGCCTTGTCTATATGTTTGACCCTAGCGATAGCCGCTTAGAAAAGCGTCTCCAAGATGCGCTATCTACAAACATAGTGTCACCGTTTGAACTGCGGGTTTTGCCTACGCCAATGTTCATGCTCAGAAGGGGCGAAGTAGAAGATTTCTTTACTAATAAGTCAAATCATTCTTTTGCCCCATTTTATCAGTGGCAACGCGAACGTTTTAACATCCTGATAGATAAAAAATACAAGCCGGTAGGGGGAAAGTGGAGTTATGATACCGATAACCGTAAAAAATTGCCCCAAGATATCCAAGTGCCGGGCTTTGTCAGCTTTGGCGATAACGAATACGTAAAAGAAGCGGCTTTGTGGGTAGAAAAACGATTTCCAGATAACCCAGGTGACGTTACAAACTTTATATGGCCAACTAGTCATGCAGAAGCAGAGCAGTGGCTTGATGATTTTCTGCAGCACCGCCTAGAATTATTTGGTCCGTACGAAGACGCAATTGATGGCCAAGCAATGTTGCTCTATCACAGTGGGATTTCGGCGCCACTTAACTGCGGCTTACTGACCCCTGGGGAAGTTGTTGATGCCGTGCTGGCGCAACATGAAAAATCTCCGGTTGATCTACCCAGTCTAGAAGGATTTATACGGCAAATTATAGGTTGGCGTGAATATATTCGCGGTATATATGCTGTGCAAGGTAGCAAAATGCGTAAAACTAACGGCCTGGGGCAAAACCGACAGCTAAGCACGCAGTGGTGGGATGGTACCACGGGTTTACCACCGGTAGACGATGTTATAACCAAGGTACAAAACCACGCCTATGGGCACCATATTGAACGCCTAATGGTAATGGGTAATATTATGTTGCTTTGCGAAATTCACCCAGATGAAGTGTACAAGTGGTTTTTTAGCCTGTTTATAGATGCCTACGACTGGGTCATGGTACCTAACGTGTACGGTATGAGTCAATTTAGTGATCTTGGTAGCATGGTTACTAAACCTTATATATCTGGTAGCAATTATATTTTAAGTATGAGCCACTACCCTAAAGAAGATTGGTGTGATGTTTGGGACGGCTTGTTTTGGGGTTTTGTAGAAAGGCATCAAGATATGTTAGCTAAGAACCCGCGCACCAGCATGATGGTTAAAAATTTGCACCGCTTAAACGAAGATCGCCGCCGTATAATTCACTATCGCGCTCAAGATTTCTTAAACAGTATATAA
- the argS gene encoding arginine--tRNA ligase — MKQLTQAIQTSVKHLYGIDITNVDLTRPDTQFGDYATNTAMQLAKQLKQPPRHIADALVADITSKNYPWLTSLSVAGPGFINAFLSDDFIFKNINPVPDKVLADKVVIAEYSDPNAFKALHAGHLYTTLVGNAVANILEAVGGRVYRLNYGGDVGLHAAKAMWGIIDTLGGEFPNKLQDIPESDRPSWVSQCYVAGNTAYESSEQHKQAIAEINQKVYAIHEQNDHESDFAQIYWITRNWSYDGFKKMYKELQVHAFDEFIPESTVTPLGKQIVEEGLAKNVFETSDGAIIYSEKKSGLHTRVFITSKGLPTYEAKELGLAVYKWQKYQFDKSLVITANDITEYMKVLFSAIAHFYPEVEQRTTHLTHGMIKLSGGRKMSSRTGNVLMAADIINSATQANKESSGKDDEAVAIGAIKYAFLKQRIGGDISYDPEESISLNGNSGPYLQYAHARARSILAKIPTSSDSKVVVDTLDTHERALAVKLSDYAETINKAANDLMPHHICSYLYELAQVFNRFYENSKVVGDPRQAIRRTLVQQYANTLKTGLEILGITAPNKM, encoded by the coding sequence ATGAAGCAGCTTACACAAGCCATCCAAACTAGTGTTAAACATTTATATGGTATAGATATTACAAACGTAGATCTTACGAGACCTGATACCCAATTTGGCGATTACGCAACCAATACAGCGATGCAACTTGCCAAACAACTTAAACAGCCACCAAGGCACATAGCCGATGCGCTGGTTGCTGATATTACTTCTAAAAACTATCCGTGGCTGACGAGTTTGTCTGTGGCAGGGCCTGGTTTTATTAATGCTTTTTTAAGTGACGACTTTATATTTAAAAATATTAATCCAGTACCAGACAAGGTACTGGCAGATAAGGTAGTTATAGCCGAATATTCAGACCCAAACGCTTTTAAGGCACTTCATGCTGGGCACTTGTATACTACGCTCGTGGGTAACGCGGTAGCTAACATACTAGAAGCCGTAGGTGGGCGCGTGTATCGGCTTAATTATGGTGGTGACGTGGGGTTGCATGCTGCCAAGGCAATGTGGGGTATTATTGATACGCTTGGTGGTGAGTTCCCCAATAAGCTACAAGATATTCCAGAATCCGATCGCCCTTCGTGGGTAAGCCAATGTTACGTTGCTGGTAATACGGCATATGAATCGAGCGAACAACACAAGCAAGCAATTGCTGAAATCAACCAAAAAGTGTATGCAATCCACGAACAAAACGATCATGAATCTGATTTTGCACAAATATACTGGATAACCAGAAATTGGAGCTATGATGGCTTTAAGAAAATGTACAAAGAATTGCAGGTTCATGCGTTTGATGAATTTATACCAGAAAGTACCGTGACACCACTTGGTAAACAAATTGTAGAAGAAGGCCTTGCAAAAAATGTGTTCGAAACATCAGATGGTGCAATTATTTACAGCGAAAAAAAATCTGGCCTTCATACACGGGTATTTATTACCTCTAAAGGCCTGCCAACGTACGAAGCAAAAGAGCTAGGTTTAGCAGTCTATAAGTGGCAAAAATATCAGTTTGATAAAAGCCTTGTCATTACAGCCAACGACATTACAGAATATATGAAAGTGTTGTTTAGCGCTATCGCGCACTTTTACCCAGAAGTAGAACAACGTACAACGCACCTTACGCATGGCATGATAAAACTCAGTGGCGGGCGTAAAATGAGTAGTCGCACGGGTAATGTGCTTATGGCCGCAGATATTATAAATTCTGCCACGCAAGCAAATAAAGAAAGTTCTGGCAAAGATGACGAAGCTGTAGCAATTGGCGCAATTAAATATGCATTTTTAAAACAGCGAATAGGCGGTGATATATCCTACGATCCAGAAGAGTCTATTAGTCTTAATGGCAACAGTGGGCCGTATTTGCAATACGCTCATGCAAGAGCGCGGAGTATATTGGCCAAAATACCAACCAGCAGCGATTCAAAAGTAGTCGTTGACACTTTAGACACTCATGAGCGTGCCCTAGCGGTTAAACTATCAGATTACGCAGAGACTATCAACAAAGCAGCCAACGATCTCATGCCGCACCATATATGTAGCTATTTATACGAACTTGCCCAAGTGTTTAACCGTTTTTACGAAAACAGCAAAGTGGTTGGCGATCCGCGCCAAGCAATTAGGCGAACATTAGTTCAGCAATATGCCAACACGCTAAAAACTGGCCTTGAAATCCTAGGCATAACCGCCCCCAATAAAATGTAG